DNA from Gramella sp. MAR_2010_147:
TTCAGCGCTTGCTTCTTCCTCCTTGTAAAATTCATAGATCACTTCAAGGTCCTCCACAAGAGTTTCAGCCTTTTCATAATCTCCAACCCAACTTTTTTCAGAATTCACCTCTCTCATGATCTGTTCGGCCTTTTTTGGGTCGTTCCAGAAATCAGGAGCAAAGGTTTTCTCCTCCATATTGGTTATTTCAATCTTTTTGGCATCAATGTCAAAGATACCTCCTTAACGCAACCAGGCGCTCTTTAAGATCTCGTATATTTTCTATTGTAATCATTCTTGGTCGATTTGTCGTAAAAATAGAATTAAAGGGAGTTTCGGAAAAGTATTTAACGATTATTTTATAGTTTTAGAAAGCTTTAAAAACTAACTAAATGCGCACTAATCTATTTATAATTCTGGCAATCAGTATTTCCCTTGTTGCAAATGCTCAATTTCTGGAAAAAAAGGAGGATTTAAAAAAATATGATGGCTACTTCAATTTTCATTATAACGAAAAAGAAGATGAAATCTACCTGGAAGTAGATAGTCTGGATCAGGAATTTTTATACACTCATTTTCTTACTACCGGGATTGGCTCGAACGACATTGGTTTGGATAGAGGACAGCTTGGAGGTACCGCGGTGGTGAAATTTCAGAAAGCCGGGAATAAATTACTGCTGGTTCAGCCAAATCAGGACTACAGGGCGATCACTAAAAATCAAGCTGAAAAGGAAAGTGTTTCTGAAGCTTTTGCAAAATCTGTATTGTTCGGATTTGAGATCAAAGAAACAAAAGACGATACTTATATTATTGATTTCACACCATTTCTAATGCAGGATGCACATGCTGTGTCAGATAAACTGAAAAAAGGTGAATATGGAACTTATAAGCTGGAAAAATCAAAAAGTGCTTTAGCGTTAAACCGAACCAAGGCTTTTCCTGAAAATGTGGAATTTGAAGCAATGCTAACTTTTGAAGGAGATCCCAAGGGCAGAACTATAAATTCAGTCGTACCCGATGCTAAAAATATTAGTGTCACCCAGCATCACTCTTTCGTGAAATTACCCGATGATAATTATAAGAAGAGAGTATTCGATCCCAGAAGCGGCGCCATCTTTATTTCTTATATGGATTATGCTTCTCCAGTATATGAACCCATTAAAAAGCGTTATGCTATAAGGCATCGTTTAGAGAAGAAAGCTCCTGAAGCCGAAATTAGCGAAGCTGTAGAACCTATTGTCTATTACCTGGATCCCGGTACTCCGGAACCGGTACGATCGGCATTACTGGAGGGTGCGAAATGGTGGAATCGGGCATTTGAAGAAATAGGTTATGAAAATGCTTTTCAGGTGAAAATGTTACCGGAAGATGCAGATCCTCTGGATGTAAGATACAATGTGATACAGTGGGTGCACAGATCTACTAGAGGCTGGAGTTATGGAGCCAGTGTGGTAGATCCAAGAACTGGTGAAATTATTAAAGGTCACGTAAGTCTTGGCAGTTTGAGAATTCGTCAGGATTTTATGATCGCCCAGGCTATGATGAATAGGCCGTTTGCCGAAAGTGATTTAAATCATGACCCCATGATGGAACTTGCTCTGGCCAGAATTCGTCAATTATCGGCACACGAAGTAGGCCATACCATTGGATTTGCACATAATTTTGCTGCCAGTACAGAAGATAGGGCTTCGGTAATGGATTATCCCCATCCTCAGTTTGAACTGGATAATGGTGAAATTAAATTTTCCAATGCTTATGATACAGGAATTGGCAAATGGGATAAGGTTACGGTTAATTATAGTTATAGCGATATTCCTGAAGACAGAAATGAAAAGGATTATCTTAATTCGATTTTGGAAGAAGCGAGAACTGAGGGCCTTATTTTTATTACAGATTCAGATGCTCGAGCATCAGGAGGAGCGAATGCACTGGCTCATTTGTGGGATAATGGGAAGAATGCAATGGAAGAGCTTGAAAATATTTTAAAGATTAGAAAAAAGGCGATTGAAAATTTTTCAGTCGAAAATATCAGGACTGGTGAAGCTTATTCTGTTTTGGAAGATGTGTTTGTGCCGCTTTATTTTTTCCATCGTTATCAAACCGAAGCGGCTGTGAAATTAGTTGGCGGACTCCAATATGAATATGCCGTAAAAGGCGGAAGCAATAAGATCGTAGAACACGTTGATGGGAAAATGCAGGAAAAGGCATTAAAGACTATTTTAAAAACTTTATCTGCTGAAGAGCTTGCTATTCCAGAGGATAAATTAGAATTATTCCCTCCACGTGCTTTTGGTTATTCAAGGGACAGAGAATCTTTTAAAAGTAATACCGATGTAGCTTTTGATGCAATGGGAGCTCCTGCAACAGCAAGTGAGATGACACTCACCTTTCTAATGCACCCGGCAAGAGCAGAAAGACTTATCCAGCAACATAGTTTAAATACTAATTTACCAGGGTTAGAGTATGTTTTGGATAATATTGTTTCAGAAACTATAAAAGCGAATGTGACTGGAAATTATAAATCAAATGTTCAGAATACGATCAATTTTATTGTTTTTAAGCATCTTTTGAGTTTGGCTATTAATGAAAAATCCACTCCGTTAGTAAGGGCTATTACCAATGAGAAAATTGACGAACTGTCTAACTGGTTAAAAGGGAAAGGGGATGTAGTTTCAAAAGAAATGTATAGAACTATAAAAATGTTCAGGGAAAAGCCGGAGGATTTTAAGTTGGAGTTGAATGTTCCAAAGATTCCCGATGGTTCACCCATTGGAACCTATCGTTAATTATTGCTGTTGTTGTTGCTGTGCAGAAACCGATACAGTATATTCGGTTTCGTTCTTGCCAGAAGAAAAAACCACACCTTTTAGTGGTGGACAATCTGAATAGTCTTTTCCGTGAGCTACTTTAATGTGGTTTTCAGCCGCAATTAGATTATTTGTAGGATCAAATCCTACCCATCCGCTATCGGGCAGGCAGCATTCCACCCATGCATGCATTTGTGAGTCTCCAAAATAACCGTTCCCCTGATGCAAATAACCTGATACGTACCTGGAAGGAATTCCGAATTGTTTAGCTATGGCGATAAACAGATGTGTAAAATCCTGGCAAACTCCCTGTTTAATTTCAAGAATATGATTCAAATCGGTATCAATGTCGGTAACGTTCGCTTTAAAAGTGAATTCATTTTTTATCCATGAATTCAAATTTTGCAGATTTTCCAACAGGCTAATTTTTTCATCAAACTGAAAATCTACTTTTTGATGCAAGGTGGTTAAATCGGTTTGGCGAAGAAACACATCGTTGCCAGCCATAAATTCCAGTGACCTTAAGTGTTGATATTCGGTTTCTGAAAACCCTTGAGTAAGCTTTTCAAAGATGTTCACTACTTTTTTTGTAAGATGAAAGTTGGCAGTGAATTCTATTTCTTCAAAAGCTGCCCTGGTTCTAATTCTGTAGGTTCTAAAATCATAGCCATTAATAGAATTTTCAACAGGGATATTTAAGGAATTACTGAAGTTGTCTGCTATCAATTCCTGAGATTCATTATCTTCCGGAATGATCAAAAACTGCCAAAGAGCACCACTGGTCTGATTTTCATAGGTGTTTTTTGCCGTATAATTTATTTTATAGTCCAGATTCATCACAGAAATTTAAGAGCTTCAAATTAAGTCCATTTTCATGAATTAATAATTAAAATATTCGGTTTGTAGCTTAAGGCCAATGTTATTTAGATCGTCCAGAATATTTTCAATAAACGATTGCAGGTCACTTTCAATTTCTTCGATGACTTTATATTGGTATTTGGCTCTTACTTTTCCTATTAAAAAGGCGGAGGAGTGTTTAGAAGGATGTTTTTCAGTACTGAGCACCATAATATGTTTGCAAACTTCGTTCAAACTATTCATTACAGATCTTGGGCAATCTGTATTTAAAATTAAAAATTCCAGGGTAGTAATGCTGGTGGGAGTTTGCCTGTAGAATCTTCTCATCATATCGTAAGATTCTGCACATTTCAAAAGGGTAGTCCATTCGTAACTATTCTTAAGGGTATCTCCATAACTTCCCTGCGCAATTACCGCATCCTTGAATTTGGAATTTATGATCCGGATGATCTGTGTAGCTCTTTCAATATTAATTCCCAACATAATAATGGCATAAACTTCATCATGTAGTAAGGTGCCTCTAATTTTACCTCTCAAAACCGAAGTACTTTCGGCTACCTGAACCGTAAAATCATAGAGGCCTCTTTTAAGAAAATTATCAACTGGATAGTTGAGTACAAAATGATAGAATTTATTAATAGATTCATATAATTCCGTAGAAATGAGATCTCGTGCGCTATTTGCATTTTCCCGGGCGAGCTTTACATAGTTAATAATAGAAAAAGATTTCTCCGGATTCAGGCCAATATCGTATAATACCTCTGCTTCTTTAAGCTCAGCTTCTGTTCGGCTAAAATCATCAGCCATGAAAAGCATAGACTGAAGAACAAATTGACGGTTTTGAGAAAGTTCATTTGGAGCGTCCAGGGACGCAAAATAATTCACGTTTAAATATCTGGCTATATGCTCTGAACGTTCTATATATCTCCCCATCCAAAATAAATTATTGGCTACTCGTGCTAACATAAACTATTTATTGTTTTTTAGAACCCAGGTGTCTTTGGAACCTCCACCCTGAGAAGAATTAACGATTAAATTTCCCTTTTTGAGAGCTACTCTGGTGAGCCCTCCTTTAAGTACAAAATCTTTGTCTGCACCCAATAACGTAAATGTTCTTAGGTCTACATGTCTTGGCTCGAAACACTCATTGTCCTCTATATAAGTGGGATGAACCGAAAGTGACATGATGGGCTGAGCTATGTATTTTCTGGGACTTGCTTTAACTGTTTCCCTTACTTCTTCAATTTCTTCCGGTATAAGTCGGTTTCCTATGGAAATCCCATATCCGCCGGCTTCATCTACAGGTTTGATCACGAGATTTGAAATATTCTCAAGAACATATTTTAACTCATCAGGCCTACTGCAATGATAGGTAGGAACATTGTTTAAAATAGGTTCCTCATTAAGATAATACTTAATAATTTCTGGCATATAGGTGTAAATGGCTTTATCATCGGCTACCCCCGTTCCCGGTGCATTCACAAGACAAACATGACCTTTTTTATAAGCGGCCATTAGGCCGGGAACACCTAGCGCAGAGTCTGGCTTAAACTCTAATGGATCTAAAAATTGATCATCTATACGTCTGTAAATAACATCTACCTTTTGGGGCCCGTTGATGGTTTTCATATAGACGAAATCATTTTTAATAAAAAGATCACCTCCTTCAACCAACTCAACTCCCATGGCTTTCGCGAGATAAGAATGTTCGTAATATGCTGAATTATAAATACCGGGAGTAATTACCACGCAATTAGGCACATCAACACCCTGTGGCTTCACACTTTCCAGAATTTCCAGCAGATTTTCAGCATAATTGGTCACCGAGTACGCCTGGTAATGATTAAAAACACCAAAAAGTGCTCTTTTTAAGGCTGTTCTATTGCATACCACATAACTTACTCCAGATGGGCATCGAATGTTATCTTCCAGCACATAATACTTACCGTCAGAATGCTTGATGAGATCGGTTCCGGAAATATGGTTGTAGATGCCTCCAGGGGGATTAAATCCGTTCATTTGATCCAGATAGTTCACCGAAGAACTAATAAGATCTAAAGGTACGATTCCCTCTTTAATAATATTTTTATCGTGATAGAGGTCGCGTAAAAATTCGTTTAAAGCTTTACTTCTCTGGAGTACACCTTTTTCAATCAGTTCCCATTCTTCTGAATCAATAATTCGCGGGAATAGATCGAAAGGAAAAATTTTCTCTTTGATTTCATGATCTCCATAAACTTGAAACGTAATTCCCTGATTGAAAAAAGAGGCTTTGGCTTTATTATTTAATCTGCCAAAATCCCGAGCAGAATGTTCACTATAAAGATCGAATAAGGTTTTATAGGTTTCCCTTACGTTATCATTTTCATCAAAGATTTCGTCATAAAGTTTAGGGTCACGGTTATAAGATCTAAAAGTGGGATTTTCACTGGAGTTTTTCATGAATATGATTTGTATTAAAATACAAATTAATCCACTGGAATTCATTCATTTAAACAAAACATTGTGAATTATATTGAATTCTAAATATGTCCTTAGTGATTTTTTTACTCGTAAATACTGAGAAATATTATTGAATCTGGAATAGAGAAAAGAATCTTTAAGTTTTTACCTTAGCGTTCAGTAAATTTTTTTAGAATGAAAGAGATAGATCTTAGAAGTGATACGGTTACCAGGCCAACTAAAGGAATGTTGCAGGCTATCATGTCTGCGGAAGTTGGTGATGATGTATATAAAGAGGATCCAACGATTAATAAGCTGGAGAAGAAACTTGCAGAAATGTTCGGGAAAGACGAAGCCTTGTTTTTTCCAACAGGAAGTATGGCAAACCAGGCGGCTATAAAACTTCATACACAGCCGGGAGAACAGTTGATTTGTGATAAATGGGCCCATGTTTACAATTATGAAGGCGGGGGAGTTTCTTTTAATAGCGGTGTTTCCTGTAAACTGGTAGATGGAGACCGGGGAATGATCACTGCTGAACAGGTGGAAGAAAACATTAATCCTCCAGACTTTTATCATAGTCCGTTAACAACTTTAGTTTGTCTTGAAAACACGACCAATAAAGGAGGAGGTGCCTGTTATGATCTTGAAGAAGTTAAGAAGATAAGACAGGTTTGCAACCAAAATGAACTTGGATTTCATCTGGATGGTGCAAGACTTTTTAATGCGCTGGTTAAGACGGGCGAGAGTCCAAAGGATTATGGTAAGCTTTTCGATACCATATCAGTTTGTCTGTCCAAGGGGCTGGGCACACCAATGGGATCTGTATTAATTGGTGATAGCCGACTTATGAAAAATGCAATTAGAGTAAGAAAAGTTCTGGGTGGCGGAATGCGCCAGGTAGGATTTATGGCTGCAGCCGGTATTTATGCGCTGGATAATCACCTGGAAAAACTTAAGAAGGATAATGAAAGAGCATTGGAAATTTCAAATTTTCTAAAAAATCAGGCGTATGTTAAAAGAGTAGAGCCTACAGAGACCAATATAGTTATCTTTTATTTGAACGATGCTGATAAAGAACCAGAATTTATGGATCAGCTGTCAGAAAATAATATAAGAATAAGCAATATGGGGCAGGGTAAATTAAGGATTGTGACGCATCTGGACTATTCTGAAGAGATGCATCAATATTTCCTGAAAACACTTCAGAATATAGACCTGTAATTAAAAAAAGCTTAACTAAATATTGGCAGGTCTTTAATACGGGTTGGGTTTAAATTCATTTAATTTTCAGAAAAACTGAATTATGAAGAATTTAAAACCGAGACAGGAAGTTCCAGAATTAATTGTAAAAACCACAAAAGGTTTGAAATGGAATCTTCGCGATAACGAACCTAAGAATTTTACCATGCTGATTTTTTATCGCGGAATTCATTGCCCCGTATGTAAAAAATATCTGGAAGAATTAAACACTAAGATCGAGGATTTCAAAGATAAAGGAGTTAATGTTATTTGTGTGAGTTCCAACAAAGAAGAGCTTGCTCAAAAAACAGTAGAAGAGTGGGATATTCAAAATCTAAATATTGGTTATGATTTTAGTATTGAAGATGGTAGGAAATGGGATCTATTCGTTTCTGAAGGTATAAAGGATGCTGAACCGGATGTGTTCTTAGAACCAGCCTTGTTTCTCATAAGGCCTGATAATACCTTATATTCCTCGAGTATACAGTCTATGCCGTTTGCCAGACCCAAGTTTGATGAATTGCTTAAGTCGATCTCTTTTGTATTAAAAGAGGATTATCCCGCAAGGGGAGAAGCTTAAAGTTAAACTTTAAGCTCTAAATATAAAAAAGCCCGGAATCATTTTTCCGGGCTTTGTTTTTTTCTAAAAAAAATTATTTCATCATATCTGAGATACCAGGAATATCTGGCATTCCATCTTTAGCGGCAGCGCCAACTTCAGCTTCATTAATACCCGTAGCTTTTTCAATAGCCTTATTCATGGTTAAAACCAGGTAATCTTCCAGCTGTTCTTTATCTTCAAGTAATTGATCATCTATAGAGATATTTTTTATTTCCCTATTCGCTGTGATGGTTACTTTTAATAATCGGTCATTGGATTGTTCATCTATAAGAACCGTGTCCATTCTCTTTTTTGTAGCTTCTACTTTTTCCTGGGCTTCCTTCAATTTATTCATCATGCCCATCATATCTCCAAACATATTATTTTCAATTTTAAAATTATGACTTCAAATTTACTAAATTACCAGATCAAACCAGTCATTATGAAAAGAGTATTCCTTATTCTATTAGGATGCGTTACATTTGCAACCGCTCAAAATAATAAGAATTTGAAAAAAGACATTCAAGCCCCGAAAGCAAAGAAAATCGCCAAAAAACTCGAGATGCATAGTGATGTGCGTCTAGATAATTATTTCTGGATGAATCAACGTGAAGATCAGGAGGTGATAGATTATCTGAAGGCCGAAAATGACTATAATGATCAGATGACTTCGCATACGAAGGAATTTCAGAAATCCTTGTTTGAAGAAATGAAATCACGAATAAAGGAAGATGATCAATCTGTTCCTTATAAATTGAACGGTTACTGGTATATAACCCGGTTTGAAAAAGGATTTGATTATCCTGTTTATTCCCGAAAAAGGGAAACTCAGGATGCGCCAGAGGAGATCATGTTCAATGTAAATGAAATGGCGAAAGGTTTTGATTATTATAGCCTTGGCGGCCTTAATGTTACGCCCAATAATAAACTGGTAGCATTTGGAACAGATACGTTAAGCCGAAGAAAATACACGATCAGGATCAAGAACCTCGAAACAGGAGAGATCTATGATGAGGAAATAAAAAATACCACGGGAGGTTCTACCTGGGCCAATGATAACAAAACACTTTATTATACCAAGAAAGACCCCCAAACTTTAAGGTCTTTCAGAATCTATAAGCATATTCTTGGTACCGATCAAAAAGAAGATCAGCTGGTGTATGAAGAAGAAGATGAGACATTTAATACCTACGTTTATAAATCGAAGTCCAGGGAATATATCATTATTGGCTCTCACAGTACTTTAACTACGGAATATCGTTTCCTGGACGCTAATAAGCCGGAGGAAGGCTTTAAAGTGTTTCAGCCCAGAGTGAGAGGATTGGAATACAGTATATCCCATTTTGACGGACATTTCTATGTGGTTACGAATAAAGATGAAGCGACCAATTTTAAGTTAATGAAAACACCGGTAGATAATACCGGTATGGAAAACTGGGTAGATGTGATTCCGCATAGAATGGATTTTTTACTGGAAGACATAGATATTTTTAAGGAGTACCTTGTAGTTAGTGAGCGAACCAATGGTCTTAATAAAATAAGGATCATAAAATGGAACGATAACAAGGAATTTTATATTCCTTTTGATAATGAGACCTACACGGCATATACTTCTATAAATCCGGACTTTGAAACTGACCTGTTGAGGTATACCTATAACAGCATGTCTACACCAACTTCAGTAGTGGAGTATAACATGAAGACAGGAGATAAGAATGTGCTGAAGGAGCAGGAAGTCCTGGGAGGGAATTTTGATAAGAATAATTATGTTTCTGAAAGACTTTGGGCAACTGCCAATGATGGAACCAGGATCCCGATTTCTTTAGTTTATAAAAAGGGCACCAAAAAAGATGGAAGTAGTCCTTTACTTCAATATGCCTATGGTTCATACGGTTCCACGATAGACCCCTATTTCTCAACTGTAAGGCTGAGTTTGCTGGATAGAGGATTTATTTACGCAATAGCCCATATACGCGGGGGTGAGTATCTTGGAAGAGAGTGGTATGAGGCCGGAAAATTGTTTAGAAAGAAGAATACGTTTACAGATTTTGTGAATGTTTCAGAATTCCTCATCAAAGAAAATTATACTTCAGCCAACCACCTTTATGCCATGGGCGGATCAGCCGGAGGGCTACTTATGGGAGCGGTTGTTAATATGGCTCCCAATTTATATAACGGAGTGATCGCCGCAGTACCATTTGTAGATGTGGTTACTACAATGCTTGATGATAGCATTCCACTAACTACAGGAGAATATGATGAATGGGGAAATCCTAATAACAAAGATTATTACGAGTACATGAAATCTTATTCACCTTATGATAATGTAAAAGCACAGGACTACCCTAATATGTTAGTTACAACAGGCCTTCATGATTCCCAGGTACAATACTGGGAACCTGCAAAGTGGGTAGCCAAATTAAGGGAACTGAAAACCGATGATAATATTTTGCTTTTACATACTAATATGGATGCAGGGCATGGAGGTGCTTCTGGAAGATTTGAAGCTTTAAAAGAAGTAGCTGAAGAATACGCGTTCTTATTGGAATTGGAAGGCATTCACGAATAATTAAAAAATTTGCCTTAAATTTGAACGATTTTGAGAGTACTACTTTTAAAATTATTTTATAAAAGAACTTCGATTTATGAGAGAAGATTTGAAGGTATATGACAACGTATTACAGTTAGTTGGTAATACTCCGTTAATTCACCTAAATAAGATTACCAGTACTTTTAAGGGACAATACTTTGCAAAAGTAGAAGCTTTTAATCCTGGTCACTCCTCCAAAGATAGAATAGCACTTCATATAATAGAAGAAGCTGAGAGTAAAGGCATCTTAAAACCCGGAGATACCATTATTGAAACCACTTCTGGGAATACTGGTTTCAGTATAGCAATGGTGAGTTGTATCAAGGGGTATGAATGTATTTTAGCGGTAAGCTCGAAATCTTCAAAAGATAAGATAGACATGCTGAAAACAATGGGAGCTAAGGTGTATGTCTGTCCGGCCAACGTTCCCGCAGACGATCCTAGATCTTATTACGAAGTTGCTAAAAGATTACATAAAGAAATAAAAGGTTCCGTTTATATCAATCAGTATTTCAATGAATTGAATATAGACGCCCATTTTCATACTACAGGTCCTGAAATTTGGAAACAAACTGAAGGAAAAATCACACATTTACTGGCGTGTAGCGGAACAGGGGGTACTATCTCTGGAACTGCTAGATTCTTAAAAGAAAAGAATCCCGAGATTAAAATTCTTGGAGTAGATGCATTTGGTTCAGTCTTAAAAAAATATCACGAAACCCGTGAGTTGGATAAAGCGGAGATTTATCCCTATAGAATTGAAGGTTTGGGGAAAAATCTTATCCCGTCGGCTACAGATTTTGATGTCATAGATAAATTCACCAAGGTTTCTGATGAAGATGCAGCGCATACTGCAAGGGAAATTGCAAGAACGGAAGGTCTTTTCGTTGGTTATACCAGTGGAGCGGCAATGCAGGGCTTGAAACAATACCAGGAAGAAGGAGAATTTGATGAAAATTCGAATGTAGTTATAGTTTTTCCAGATCACGGTTCCAGATATATGAGTAAGATCTATAGCGATGATTGGATGAATGAGCAAGGATTCTTTGATACAGAACAGGAAACTACATCACAAACTATCGAAGTAATTAAATAATACTTTGTTAACACTTATTAACAAAAGCATCCTATTTTTTGTAGGATGCTTTTGTTTTTACTAGATTTCGATGTTTATAATTTACTTTGTAGAATTGAGCCAAATTTCAGTATTTTTGCGGCTCGTCTAAAAAATGACCGATGAAGGATTTATTTGATAAAATTTACAAAGACAAAGGACCACTAGGTAAATGGGCCGAGCAGGCAGAAGGATACTTCGTTTTTCCAAAACTTGAAGGACCAATTTCTAACCGAATGAAATTTCGTGGGAAAGAAGTAATTACATGGAGTATTAACGATTACCTGGGATTGGCCAATCATCCTGAAGTTCGTAAAGTAGATGCAGAAGCAGCAGCAGAATATGGCTCTGCATATCCAATGGGTGCAAGAATGATGAGCGGTCATACAGATCTTCATGAAAAGCTGCAGGATGAACTTGCTTCCTTTGTACATAAACAATCTGCTTATCTCCTTAATTTTGGATACCAGGGAATGGTTTCTACCATAGATGCTTTGGTTTCTAAACAGGATGTAATCGTTTATGATGTAGATGCACATGCGTGTATTATTGATGGAGTAAGATTGCATCTAGGTCAGAGGTTTACCTACAAGCATAACGATTTGGAAAGTATCGAGAAGAACCTTAAAAGAGCTACCAAGATTGCAGAACAGACTGGCGGTGGTATCCTTTTAATTTCTGAAGGCGTCTTTGGAATGAGAGGTGAGCAGGGTAAACTTAAAGAAATTGT
Protein-coding regions in this window:
- a CDS encoding pyridoxal-phosphate dependent enzyme: MREDLKVYDNVLQLVGNTPLIHLNKITSTFKGQYFAKVEAFNPGHSSKDRIALHIIEEAESKGILKPGDTIIETTSGNTGFSIAMVSCIKGYECILAVSSKSSKDKIDMLKTMGAKVYVCPANVPADDPRSYYEVAKRLHKEIKGSVYINQYFNELNIDAHFHTTGPEIWKQTEGKITHLLACSGTGGTISGTARFLKEKNPEIKILGVDAFGSVLKKYHETRELDKAEIYPYRIEGLGKNLIPSATDFDVIDKFTKVSDEDAAHTAREIARTEGLFVGYTSGAAMQGLKQYQEEGEFDENSNVVIVFPDHGSRYMSKIYSDDWMNEQGFFDTEQETTSQTIEVIK